The following is a genomic window from Candidatus Anaeroferrophillus wilburensis.
ATTGTGGCGGTTAACGGCCCGGCTCGGGGAGCCGGCAGCGAAATGGCCCTCAACGGTGATTTTCTCCTGATGGCTGATTCGGCCACCATCGGGTTTCCGGAAACCGGCCTGGCCACCTTTGTGGGCGGCGGGGTGACCTCCCATCTGGTGCGGCTGGTGGGAATGATGAAGGCCAAAGAGCTGGTTTATACCGGCACCGTTCTCGATGGCCCGGCCGCAGCTGCTCTTGGTATTGCCCTCAGGTCGGTCCCCCAGGAGGAGCTGTTGCCGGAGGCCCTCAATCTTGCCCGGTCGGTGGCTGCCAAAGCGCCCATCTCCATCTCTTTTGCCAAAAAGCTTCTCCAAAAAGCTCCCCACTGGGATCTGGAAACGGTCTTGTTGGCCGAGGCGGAGGCCATCCTGGCCTGCATGAATACCGAAGACTGGCATGAAGGGGTGCGGTCATTCGCCGAAAAACGCCAACCACATTATGAAGGGAGATGAATCATGGGACTTGAACAGGTGCTGAATGCCCGTTCGGTGGCCATTGTCGGTGCTTCCAATAATGAAACCAAACGGGGATACCAAGCGATCAGAATCCTGCTCGATGAAAAGTATGAAGGTGTCATCTATGCGGTTAACCCCCGGGAAGAAAGTGTCCTGGGGTTGTCCTGCTACCGCAATGTTTCCGATATCGAAGAGCCGGTGGAGCTTGCCCTGATTACCACTCCCGCGGCAACCATCCCGGCGATTCTTGAGGACTGTGGTAAAAAAGGGGTGGCCGGGGCGGTGATTATCGCCGGCGGGTTTGGCGAACTGGGAGCTGAAGGGAGAAAGCTGGAAAAAGAGGTGGTGGCCACCGCCCAGCGCTACCAGATTCGCCTTATTGGTCCCAACACCTCAGGGATGATGAACCTGAAAAGGCGCCTGAATGTGGTCGGCCTGCGCAATGTTCCCAAAGGCAATATCGCCCTGCTTTCCCAGAGCGGCAACATGGCCCTGACCCTGATTACCGAGGCGGCGATCAAAACCCAGATGGGCTTTTCCTATTATGTGGGGGTAGGCAACGAGGCGGATATCCGCTTTCACGAGTATCTGCAGTTTTTTACCGATGATCCCGATACCAGAGCCATTCTCATGTATGTGGAGGGCATGCGAAATGGCCGGGCTTTTCTCCAGCAGGCCTACCAGACGACCCGCAGCAAACCCATTGTCCTGCTGAAAAGTGGCCGTTCGGCGGCCGGCAAACAGTCGGCCGGTTCCCATACCGGCGCCTTGGCCGGCATGTCCGAGGTTGCCAGAACCGCCTTCAAGCGGGCCGGCATTATTGTCATCGAAAATTCCGATGAACTGCTGCCGGCGGCCGAAAGCCTGGCAAATCTGCCGCCGATCAAAAACAACAATGTGATCATCCTCGCTGATGGCGGCGGTCACGCCACCATCGCCGCCGATGAGTTGACCGATCTCGGGGTCAACCTGCCGGTCTTGAGTGAAAAGACCCAGGAACGCCTGCGGGCAATCCTGCCGCCGGCGGCTTCGGTCCGCAACCCCATCGACGTGGCCGGCGGCGCTGATGCCAATCCCAACATCTTTGCCGACTGTGCGGAAATCATTCTCCATGATCACCATGTGGGGGGGCTGTTGATGGTCGGCCTGTTCGGTGGCTACAGCATTCGTTTTGCCGCCAGCCTTGCTTTTGTTGAAGAGGATGCCGCCCATCGGTTGGGCAAGCTGGTCAAGGAAACTGGCAAACCGATTGTCATGCACAGCCTCTACAATTTTGCCAAACCCCACGCGCTGGATCTGCTGCGTTACTACAAGGTGCCGGTCCATGATTCACTGGAAATTGCCTGCAAGTCTGTCGGGGTGCTGGCGGAATACGGGGGCTATCTTGGGGGTTACAAGGCGAAAGCTAAATTTACCTTTACCGAAGGGAAAAAATCCAAGGTCCGGGGCCGGGAGATTTTTCAGCAGGCGCGCCAGGAAGGGCGAACGGCGCTGCTGGAACATGAGGCCAAGGAGCTGCTGAGCCTGCATGGCCTGGTGGTCTGTCTTGACTGCCTGGCCAATTCAGCCGAGCAGGCGGTCCAGATGGCCGCCGGCATTGAGGGGGAAGTGGTGATGAAGATTGTTTCCCCGGACATTCTCCATAAAAGCGATGCCGGCGGGGTGAAACTCCATCTATCGACTCCTGACGAGGTGCGCCAAGCGTATAATGAGATTATCGCCAGCGCGGAGAAATTTGATCCCCGGGCGCTCATCAAAGGGGTGCTGGTGGCGCCCATGATTGAGGAAGGCCTGGAGGTGATTGTCGGCACTAAAATCGATGATCAGTTCGGTCCCATCATCATGTTTGGCATCGGCGGTATTATGGTGGAGGTTTTAAAGGAT
Proteins encoded in this region:
- a CDS encoding enoyl-CoA hydratase/isomerase family protein yields the protein MELETVVYDLDGQVGVIRLNRPERMNAVIEQMYLDLQTVLAAARDDDQVRALILTGSTWRRPDGDKEAFCAGADLKKHSAGERSPWQKRQYIFLAHETTRQLYEFSKPVIVAVNGPARGAGSEMALNGDFLLMADSATIGFPETGLATFVGGGVTSHLVRLVGMMKAKELVYTGTVLDGPAAAALGIALRSVPQEELLPEALNLARSVAAKAPISISFAKKLLQKAPHWDLETVLLAEAEAILACMNTEDWHEGVRSFAEKRQPHYEGR
- a CDS encoding acetate--CoA ligase family protein; protein product: MGLEQVLNARSVAIVGASNNETKRGYQAIRILLDEKYEGVIYAVNPREESVLGLSCYRNVSDIEEPVELALITTPAATIPAILEDCGKKGVAGAVIIAGGFGELGAEGRKLEKEVVATAQRYQIRLIGPNTSGMMNLKRRLNVVGLRNVPKGNIALLSQSGNMALTLITEAAIKTQMGFSYYVGVGNEADIRFHEYLQFFTDDPDTRAILMYVEGMRNGRAFLQQAYQTTRSKPIVLLKSGRSAAGKQSAGSHTGALAGMSEVARTAFKRAGIIVIENSDELLPAAESLANLPPIKNNNVIILADGGGHATIAADELTDLGVNLPVLSEKTQERLRAILPPAASVRNPIDVAGGADANPNIFADCAEIILHDHHVGGLLMVGLFGGYSIRFAASLAFVEEDAAHRLGKLVKETGKPIVMHSLYNFAKPHALDLLRYYKVPVHDSLEIACKSVGVLAEYGGYLGGYKAKAKFTFTEGKKSKVRGREIFQQARQEGRTALLEHEAKELLSLHGLVVCLDCLANSAEQAVQMAAGIEGEVVMKIVSPDILHKSDAGGVKLHLSTPDEVRQAYNEIIASAEKFDPRALIKGVLVAPMIEEGLEVIVGTKIDDQFGPIIMFGIGGIMVEVLKDVAFRVLPISARSARRMVDDIKSATLLNGFRGKPPVDKKALQHLLLEVSEIIGSYPDIQEMDLNPVIVHEHGLNVVDARIILTPPEARRW